TGAAAAAATTAATATTAGGGCTGAAACTATTGCTTTCTCCTTTGGTTCGAGTAATGTTTTTACTTTCATTCAGGAGCTTATCATCCCTTAATGTTGAAGAGGTAGATTGCCCTGTACTCAATGTTTCTGATTTTGAAAATGAAGGAGCTATATAAATATTGGTCAACGAATCCAGTTTTATTCCTACTGAACTGTTAAAATTATATTGTTTTGATTCATTTTCATTACGGCTCTCAGAATCTGTTTTGAGCGTGAAATCGGGGAGAAGTGTCGTCTTTGAGGCTTTAGAACGGGTTTCGTTATCAGAATTTGTGTATTGTAAGCTGAGGTTTTCAAGATTGGCATCCTTTCCAAATTTGTCATTATAATTTAGTCCAAAGCTGCTGAACTTTTGAATTCCACCTCCTTGCCCTCCACTTGAACGTCCCATTGTATCAAAGATCTGGTCTCCGGAACTGCTCTTTGAATTGATGTTATTGGCAGACGCTAAAACACTGATTTTGGTATCTCCTTTAAAATAATTTAAGAATGTATTCCCTTCATATCGTTTGTCTGAACCATAACCTGCCAATATTTTGGAAATTAAACCTTTATTTTTCTTTTCGTCAATATTGAAATTAATCGTGGTATTTTGAGATTTTGGAGCTCTTTTACTAAGTTCTTCTTCTTTAGTCTTAGTCGTGGTAAATTGGATGTTTTTAATAATATCTGCCGGTAAATTTTGTAATGCCGTCTTTCCTTCTTTATCAAAGAATGGTTTTCCATTCACCATAATCTGGTCTACAGCTTTTCCATTGACGGTTATTTTCCCATCATTACCAATCTCTACACCCGGAATTTGTTTCAAGAGTTCATCAATTTGGCTGTCTGGGCGTACTTTAAGAGCAGAAGCATTAAATTCTATAGTGTCATTTTTTATTTTCACCGGAGAAACAGTGATCTTTACCTCATCAATTGTGATCACTTTCTTTTTTTCAAGTTCTATATCACCAAGCGATAATGACTTATTAATTTTTTCAAGTGCCTTTGAATAGGAGAGTTTTTCGGTGTCTATTTTTAGAAAAGAAGCCTCATTGACCTCATCAGTCTGTAATGAAAATTTACCTTCTTTATTACTTGATGTATAATTGATGATCGACGAATCTTTTGCTTTAAGCAGATATACAGTAGCATCTTCTACAGGTTTTTTTTCCGGATCGGATACTTTTCCGTCAATATATAGTCTTTGGGAATATACAATCAGGACATTGCATATCAAAAACAATAATAATAAGATTTTCTTCATTGAGCTTTCCAAAACGTAAAAATAAAAAAACATCCCAATATAGGGATGTTCATTAAGAATATTTCAAATTATTTTTTTATGAAATTATGCTCTCAAATATCTTGAGTATGCATATCCTTCCTGACCATCGGCAGTTTTTACTTTCCACCAGTCATCAGAAGTTTGCTCAATTAAAGTTACTGCAGAACCTTTTGCAGCTTTCCCTACTACAGCAGCTTCCGTAGAAGGTTCTTGTCTGATATTCAGATTAGACTCATCTGTAGCTACAGTAAGTGAAGCACCTGAAGTAAGACCTGCAACTTGTACATCAATATTGATATCTGAAGCAGAGTAAGTAGAATCAATAGCTCCTAAAGCATTCCATACTGCATCTTTTGCTGCTGTATTAGAAGCATCTCCGGAAACATATAAAATTCCGTCTTGTTCCTGAACTTGTAGATTTGAAATCCCAGCAGATTGAGCCGCTGAAACTACGCTTGAATATTTATCTTGTAATGTACTCATCTTAATTTAATTATTTTACTGTGTAGTTGAACTTAACTTTACCTACTTTTAAAGCATCTACAGACTGCTTAATTTTCTTAGCTTGTTCCTTAGAAACATTTCCTGTAAGGGTAAGCTCGTCATTGATTACTTCTACTTTTACTGTAGGGAAATCTTTTACTGCATCCTGAACTTTTTTCTGAACAGCAGGATCTACAGCAGATTTAGTTTCAACAGGTGCAGGTGCAGGAGTAACTTCTACTTTAGACATATCCATTACATCTTTTACTCCTTTAATTGCCTTTAATTGTGCAATCATAGCATCCTTAGATTGTTGATCCGCGAAAGTTCCGCTTAAGTGAGCCACACCTTCTTTTACTTCAACAGAAGCATTGGGATTAGAAGTTACTACAGTGGTAGCCTGAGTCTGAAGATCGGCATCAGAAACTTTCTTTTTGCAAGAAACTGCCCCGAAAGATACAGCTACAGCTAATGCAGCCATTGCGATAGTTTTTTTCATATTGTATATTTATTAATGTTGTTATACAATCAAATGTAATAATAAAATTTGTACCAAAAGAATAAAAATTCAATAAATGTTTCTTAAATTTTTTACAATATTTTCGGAACCAGAGATTTAATTTTTATGTTTCAGAAACTTAATATGGCCTTAACGTGATTAGAATAAAATATTCTGCCAATTCAAAAACCATTATATTTGCGCAAATTGAACTATATATATGAAAGGACAGAATAAACTTTTTATAGCAATTATCATCGCACTTATCCTGGGAGTAGGAATTGGAGGAATTGTACACGTGCAATATCCGGAAAGTGCAGAACCATTTTCCAAGAATATTAAATTATTAGGAACTGTTTTCATCAGGTTGGTACAGATGATTATTGCGCCTTTGGTTTTTACTACACTTGTGGTGGGAATTGCCAAAATGAGTGATATCAAAATGATCGGAAGAGTAGGAACAAAAGCAATGCTTTGGTTTGTCTCCGCTTCTTTGGTTTCTCTTTTTATCGGGCTAATACTTGTGAACTGGCTTGAGCCGGGACACGTAACTAAATTACCTGTTCAGGACGTTGCTTCAGCGGAAGATCTTTTGAAAAGCAGTAAAAGTTTTTCATTAGAAGATTTTGTAAAGCATATGATTCCTAAAAGTTTATTTGAAGCCTTTGCAACCAATGAAGTATTGCAGATTGTAGTATTTGCTATTATGTTCGGAGTTGCTCTGGCGAATTTAGGAGAAGAATATTCTAAGCCAGTAGTAAAACTTTTTGATATCATGGCTCATGGTATTCTTAAAATGGTAGGATATATCATGTGGTTTGCTCCTCTGGGAGTATTGGGAGCCATTGCTGCTGTAGTAGCGACTAATGGTTTTGAAATCTTTAAAGTATATGCCATTTATTTGAGAGACTTCTTCTTCGCATTGGGTGTACTTTGGCTGGTTCTTTTATTGGTAGGATATTTTATTTTAGGAAACAGACTATTTGATTTGTTAAAAAGAATCAAAGAGCCATTATTGATCGCATTCTCCACCACCAGTTCAGAAGCGGTATTCCCGAAATTGGTAGAAGAGCTTGAAAAATTCGGATGTAACAGCAGAGTTGTCTCTTTCATTCTTCCTTTAGGATATTCTTTTAACCTGGATGGAAGTATGATGTATATGACTTTTGCATCAATTTTTATTGCACAGATTTATGGGGTAGAAATGACAATTGGGCAGCAAATTACAATGCTTTTAGTATTAATGCTTACTTCAAAAGGGATTGCCGGAGTTCCAAGAGCTTCTTTGGTAATTATTGTAGCAACTTGTTCAATGTTCGGAATTCCTCCGGAAGGAATTGCATTAATCTTACCAATTGACCACTTCTGTGATATGGGAAGAAGTATGACCAACGTATTAGGAAATACCCTGGCTACCTCTGCAGTATCGAAGTGGGAAGGACAATTAACCGAACCGTTAGACAAAGTTTAGAAAATATGAGTTTAAAAAACTTAGAATCTTATAAAAGCCATATTGAAAAATATGGCTTTTCAATTATTAATAGAGTATTCTCCAATGAAGAAGTGGATCAAATAATTTGTGTTTTGGAGAATATAGATACCTCAAAAGAGAACTTTAGAAAATCCGAAGACCTGTTTGCCATAAGACAGCTTTTAAAAGAAATTCCGGAAATTAAAGACCTCATCTTTAATGATAATGTCAAAAAGATCATCAAGGAAATTTTTGGCGACCGATTTTTTGTGGTAAAGAGTATCTATTTTGATAAGCCGGAAACTTCTAATTGGTATGTTGCTTACCATCAGGATCTGACAATTTCCGTGGATAAAAAGCTGGAATTAACCAATTTCGGCCCCTGGACTACAAAACAGAATCAGTTTGCTGTACAGCCCCCATTGAATATTTTAGAAAACATCTATACAATAAGAATTCATCTTGATGAGACGGATGAAAATAACGGAGCTTTAAAAGTGGTTCCGAAATCTCACGCTAAAGGAATCTACAGACCGGAAACTATAGACTGGAGTGTAGAAACTGAAGAGATCTGTAAAGTAGAAAAGGGGGGCGTGATGCTTATGAAACCTCTTACGTTACATGGTTCAAACCGAACTACGAACGGAAAGAAGAGGAGAGTCATTCACATTGAATTTTCTGATATAGAGCTTCCGGAAGTTCTGCAATGGGCAGAAAGGATGGATTGGTAAATATAAAGCCCTTCGAACTTTCGAAGGGCTTTATATTTGACTTGAAAGGCTGAAGTAAACTATCTTGAATGAACCTTCATCTCTTTCATTACTATTTTACAGTGATTTCATCAACAAAGATATAAGTTTCGCCACCTGTTTTCTGGTGCCATCCCGGAAGTTTTCCCGCATAATAAGCTTTTACTTTAAGATATCTTGCTTCGGTAGGAAGAATTTCCGTGATGAAATTTTTAGTTTGTACTTTTTCATCTTTGGGATCAATATCATTTTCGATGGTATCCAGAAGAATAAAATCTTTAGCATTCATAGAGGCATAGTATTCTACTTTTTTAGGCAGCAGGATGTGGGCTTTGTTGTCCTGAAGATAAGTGGAGGAAATTTGAGTAATTTGAAGCGGGGATTGAAAATCTAGTATGGCTTCAAAATTTTGTCCCAGATACCCTTGCCAATCCCCTTTTTTCCAATCTATATCCCCTCTGATTCCATCGATTAATGCGAACCTTCCGGTGCCTATATATTGAGGATCAACTTTTGAAAGAGTGGTGATATCCCAATAATTGGGTCTTCTATTGAAATGAGCTGTTACTATCGAGCTTTTTTCTCTTTTCCTTTCCGTATAAGCTTGAACTTGTGTTGTTCTGCTGATGACGAAGGGCTTTTTATAAGTTGTGAATTTCTTTTTTCGGTTGGCATCATTGGCATCGAGGGTCATATAATAGATTTTATCACCTGGATTCTGTGGAATGATTTCAACTTTGGTTGAAAAATCAAAGATTCTGTCCGCTTTGATAGTTGGAGAAGCAATACTTTCCTGAATAGCAGATGTATCATGTTCGGTTCCAATCAAAGAATTAGTATGTTGAGATGAATTTTGTGCATTAATAATCTGGGTTATCAATAAAGACAATGCAAGCAGCCTTTTTTTCATGTTCTGATATTATGAATGCGTATAAATCAAGTACAGTACCAAATATGAAGAATGGGTGAGTGAAATTGAGAAAAAGCAGGCTAGAAGATGGGAGAGGAGGCTGGAAGTGCTGTTAGCCGATGAATAACTTTCAGTTTATTGATTGTAATTGCTTCACAAGTTTAGAAATTCGGTTAAAGAAATACCAGTTATAGTCGGACTTCAATAACTTTTCTCTTCCAGCTCCCAGCTTCCTTTATTTTTTTTAAATGTAATAAACTCTTTATTTCAAGTGTCTTATACAAAACCATGATTATCAAATTACATGAATAAGATATTACTTTCAGCGGTTATATTGTTACCCACAGCTCTTTTTTCTCAAACTATTGCAGGGAAGATTACACAAACAGGAAAAGCAGCTTCTTACGTTGAAGTTATAGCTATAAAGGAT
This is a stretch of genomic DNA from Chryseobacterium tructae. It encodes these proteins:
- a CDS encoding SH3 domain-containing protein, producing the protein MSTLQDKYSSVVSAAQSAGISNLQVQEQDGILYVSGDASNTAAKDAVWNALGAIDSTYSASDINIDVQVAGLTSGASLTVATDESNLNIRQEPSTEAAVVGKAAKGSAVTLIEQTSDDWWKVKTADGQEGYAYSRYLRA
- a CDS encoding BON domain-containing protein, translating into MKKTIAMAALAVAVSFGAVSCKKKVSDADLQTQATTVVTSNPNASVEVKEGVAHLSGTFADQQSKDAMIAQLKAIKGVKDVMDMSKVEVTPAPAPVETKSAVDPAVQKKVQDAVKDFPTVKVEVINDELTLTGNVSKEQAKKIKQSVDALKVGKVKFNYTVK
- a CDS encoding dicarboxylate/amino acid:cation symporter, which gives rise to MKGQNKLFIAIIIALILGVGIGGIVHVQYPESAEPFSKNIKLLGTVFIRLVQMIIAPLVFTTLVVGIAKMSDIKMIGRVGTKAMLWFVSASLVSLFIGLILVNWLEPGHVTKLPVQDVASAEDLLKSSKSFSLEDFVKHMIPKSLFEAFATNEVLQIVVFAIMFGVALANLGEEYSKPVVKLFDIMAHGILKMVGYIMWFAPLGVLGAIAAVVATNGFEIFKVYAIYLRDFFFALGVLWLVLLLVGYFILGNRLFDLLKRIKEPLLIAFSTTSSEAVFPKLVEELEKFGCNSRVVSFILPLGYSFNLDGSMMYMTFASIFIAQIYGVEMTIGQQITMLLVLMLTSKGIAGVPRASLVIIVATCSMFGIPPEGIALILPIDHFCDMGRSMTNVLGNTLATSAVSKWEGQLTEPLDKV
- a CDS encoding phytanoyl-CoA dioxygenase family protein, translated to MSLKNLESYKSHIEKYGFSIINRVFSNEEVDQIICVLENIDTSKENFRKSEDLFAIRQLLKEIPEIKDLIFNDNVKKIIKEIFGDRFFVVKSIYFDKPETSNWYVAYHQDLTISVDKKLELTNFGPWTTKQNQFAVQPPLNILENIYTIRIHLDETDENNGALKVVPKSHAKGIYRPETIDWSVETEEICKVEKGGVMLMKPLTLHGSNRTTNGKKRRVIHIEFSDIELPEVLQWAERMDW
- a CDS encoding FN3 associated domain-containing protein → MKKRLLALSLLITQIINAQNSSQHTNSLIGTEHDTSAIQESIASPTIKADRIFDFSTKVEIIPQNPGDKIYYMTLDANDANRKKKFTTYKKPFVISRTTQVQAYTERKREKSSIVTAHFNRRPNYWDITTLSKVDPQYIGTGRFALIDGIRGDIDWKKGDWQGYLGQNFEAILDFQSPLQITQISSTYLQDNKAHILLPKKVEYYASMNAKDFILLDTIENDIDPKDEKVQTKNFITEILPTEARYLKVKAYYAGKLPGWHQKTGGETYIFVDEITVK